The following are encoded together in the Actinoplanes sp. N902-109 genome:
- a CDS encoding permease-like cell division protein FtsX, whose translation MEQNLRGLFERALDDEPGHLPGDTVRLAMVHGRRIRRRRGLVAGGLAATAAVVTAVVAVNGSMAPAPDRVPAAAARPSACTQPAQDRASDVAVFLTPDITATQRSGLLTALQADPVVRDVQFESREQAYARFKELWQKSPDFVSSLSGDALPESFRMALAQPSGYPAFAARFRHRAGVQDVVGYDCPRAGR comes from the coding sequence GTGGAGCAGAATCTGCGAGGCCTGTTCGAGCGGGCCCTTGATGACGAGCCCGGGCACCTGCCGGGCGACACCGTGCGGCTGGCCATGGTCCACGGCCGGCGGATCCGGCGGCGCCGGGGGCTGGTCGCGGGCGGCTTGGCAGCAACTGCGGCAGTGGTCACCGCGGTGGTCGCGGTGAACGGGAGCATGGCGCCGGCACCGGACCGGGTCCCGGCTGCTGCGGCGAGGCCGTCGGCCTGCACGCAGCCGGCGCAGGACCGCGCCTCGGACGTCGCGGTCTTCCTCACCCCGGACATCACGGCGACGCAGCGCTCCGGCCTGCTGACCGCGTTGCAAGCTGATCCGGTGGTGCGGGACGTGCAGTTCGAGAGCCGCGAGCAGGCGTACGCGAGGTTCAAGGAGCTGTGGCAGAAGTCCCCGGATTTCGTGTCCTCGCTCTCCGGGGACGCCCTGCCGGAGTCGTTCCGGATGGCGCTGGCCCAGCCGTCGGGGTATCCGGCGTTCGCCGCGCGGTTCCGGCACCGCGCCGGCGTTCAGGACGTGGTCGGCTACGACTGCCCTCGAGCGGGCAGGTGA
- a CDS encoding carbohydrate ABC transporter permease, whose translation MTNLRTDAPVPPPGTVSYPGKRHSAAATAEKKELKLFSGFAHVALAIWGILVIAPLIWVVLASFKSNTEIFTHAPFSLPSKLSFETYKTAWTEAHIGRYFFNSIFVVALSTAGTMVFGSMAAYVLARYKFFGNRFIYYLFVSGLAFPVFMAIVPLFLILQNLGLLNTYTGLILVYIAYSLPFTVFFMTAFFKTLPNHVAEAAIVDGASHTRLFFQVMLPMAKSGLVSITIFNVVGQWNQYLLPVAIMQGQGADKKWVLTQGIANISVSAGYQANWAALFAALTLSILPMIIVYAFFQRQIQSGLTAGATK comes from the coding sequence ATGACCAACCTGCGTACCGACGCGCCTGTCCCGCCGCCCGGCACGGTGAGCTACCCCGGCAAGCGGCACTCGGCGGCCGCGACCGCCGAGAAGAAGGAGCTCAAGCTCTTCAGCGGCTTCGCCCACGTGGCCCTGGCGATCTGGGGCATCCTCGTCATCGCCCCGCTGATCTGGGTGGTGCTGGCCAGCTTCAAGAGCAACACCGAGATCTTCACCCACGCGCCGTTCAGCCTGCCGAGCAAGCTGAGCTTCGAGACGTACAAGACGGCCTGGACCGAGGCCCACATCGGCCGCTACTTCTTCAACAGCATCTTCGTGGTCGCGCTGAGCACCGCCGGCACCATGGTCTTCGGCTCGATGGCCGCGTACGTGCTGGCCCGTTACAAGTTCTTCGGCAACCGCTTCATCTACTACCTGTTCGTCTCGGGCCTGGCCTTCCCGGTGTTCATGGCGATCGTCCCGCTGTTCCTGATCCTGCAGAACCTCGGGCTGCTCAACACGTACACCGGCCTGATCCTGGTCTACATCGCCTACTCGCTGCCGTTCACGGTCTTCTTCATGACCGCGTTCTTCAAGACGCTGCCGAACCACGTGGCCGAGGCCGCCATCGTCGACGGCGCCTCGCACACCCGGCTGTTCTTCCAGGTCATGCTGCCGATGGCCAAGTCCGGCCTGGTCAGCATCACGATCTTCAACGTGGTCGGCCAGTGGAACCAGTACCTGCTGCCGGTGGCGATCATGCAGGGCCAGGGCGCGGACAAGAAGTGGGTGCTCACCCAGGGCATCGCCAACATCTCGGTGTCGGCCGGCTACCAGGCCAACTGGGCGGCCCTGTTCGCCGCCCTCACCCTGTCCATCCTGCCGATGATCATCGTCTACGCCTTCTTCCAGCGCCAGATCCAGTCCGGCCTGACCGCGGGCGCCACCAAGTAA
- a CDS encoding MarR family winged helix-turn-helix transcriptional regulator, which translates to MDEHPRPPSQRERVLDGLTAFGAAQSELLRLFARTKGMHVTDAAAVVQIIEHEEAGRPLTPARLAERIGLSPGATSILLARLETAGFIDRTREHTDRRIVTLRSTKAINEAADAFFEPLAEQLNAALAEFTAKDLDLLLSATERLRALVEAYAREAMTPPEPTGHPTTVGSQQLP; encoded by the coding sequence ATGGACGAACACCCGCGACCGCCATCGCAGCGCGAGCGCGTGCTGGACGGCCTGACGGCGTTCGGAGCCGCGCAGAGCGAGCTGCTCCGGCTGTTCGCGCGCACCAAGGGCATGCACGTCACCGACGCCGCGGCTGTCGTGCAGATCATCGAGCACGAAGAGGCCGGCCGGCCTCTCACCCCAGCACGTCTGGCAGAGCGCATCGGCCTCTCACCCGGCGCGACCTCGATCCTGCTCGCTCGCCTGGAGACAGCGGGCTTCATCGACCGGACGCGAGAGCACACCGACCGCCGCATCGTCACGCTGCGATCCACGAAGGCGATAAACGAAGCCGCAGACGCGTTCTTCGAACCCCTGGCAGAACAGCTCAACGCCGCGCTGGCCGAGTTCACGGCCAAGGACCTGGACCTGCTACTGTCGGCCACCGAACGCTTGCGCGCACTGGTGGAGGCCTACGCACGCGAAGCCATGACGCCGCCCGAACCGACTGGGCACCCAACGACCGTCGGCTCGCAGCAACTCCCCTGA
- a CDS encoding SigE family RNA polymerase sigma factor yields MTDIVRSESGWGLSWRRERAARDEEFTAFAVTATPRLRRTAYLMCRDWHLAQDLTQLTLAKMYASWGRIWRTANLEAYSRRVLLNAIFDQRKRRSGSEVVSAELPDRPGQQVERDAELQVTLMRALATLPVRDQAIVVLRHWEDHSVETVAEILGVSTSVVKMRNMRALGRLRELLGADFTR; encoded by the coding sequence GTGACTGACATCGTGCGGTCCGAGTCGGGCTGGGGTCTCTCCTGGCGGCGTGAGCGGGCAGCCCGCGACGAGGAATTCACCGCGTTCGCCGTCACCGCCACGCCACGGCTGCGGCGTACCGCGTACCTGATGTGCCGGGACTGGCACCTGGCCCAGGACCTGACGCAGTTGACCCTGGCCAAGATGTACGCATCGTGGGGCCGGATCTGGCGTACGGCCAACCTCGAGGCGTACAGCCGCCGGGTTCTGCTGAACGCGATCTTCGACCAGCGCAAGCGGCGCAGCGGCTCGGAGGTGGTCAGCGCGGAACTGCCCGACCGGCCCGGGCAGCAGGTCGAGCGCGATGCCGAACTGCAGGTGACGTTGATGCGGGCACTGGCCACGCTGCCCGTCCGGGACCAGGCCATCGTGGTGCTGCGACACTGGGAGGACCACAGCGTCGAGACAGTCGCCGAGATCCTGGGCGTGTCCACCTCGGTCGTGAAGATGCGCAACATGCGCGCGCTGGGCCGGCTCAGGGAGCTGCTCGGCGCCGACTTCACCAGGTAA
- a CDS encoding amylo-alpha-1,6-glucosidase yields MRRIAFGGQVCGHLGAGARREWLVPDGRGGYAMGTVSGLRTRRYHGLLVVAGKTPGLRYLGLAALDPVVTLASGAVVRLGTHEWSDGVIAPEGHRFLSGFELIDGLPRWQWRIGDVVLEREIAMEPGRSSVAVVHRLLTGGPVSLRLEALCTWRDAHGERVAGGPEPVVAEVDGGCVVEGAYRLRGPDYRGAGGWFRGVRHREEAARGHTPTEDLWYAGSFHSELRQAGDAAAVSAWADDLDVTPAPAAEVVSSGRTRNRAVVAAAAPGDEAQATLALAADAFVVSTATGPDVVAGYPWFGAWSRDTMIGYEGLFLATGRAELGRSLLRGYAATLSEGMLANTADVGTVEFNTVDATLWFLHAVGRHVALTGDTDLAAELLPALRGVVTAHLGGTRYGIEVDPYDGLLRQGAPGAALTWMDARVDGVPVTPRAGKPVEVNALWINGLAMLIKMAWQVRADPALFDKAHAVASASFVRRFPMPGGLLHDVIDGPDGTVLRPNQLLAWSLPYAPLRPEPAALQTIGAALMTPLGPRSQAPGTAGYHGSHRGTQAERDTAYHTGTVWPWLTGPYVEAWRKLGVSAEQTLADADFHLGEYGLGSVSETADGDAPHGATGCPFQAWSVAEALRARWL; encoded by the coding sequence ATGCGCCGCATTGCTTTCGGGGGTCAGGTCTGCGGGCACCTCGGTGCGGGTGCCCGCCGGGAGTGGCTGGTCCCCGACGGGCGCGGCGGGTATGCGATGGGCACCGTCAGCGGCTTGCGGACCAGGCGCTATCACGGGCTGCTGGTGGTGGCCGGCAAGACACCCGGGTTGCGCTACCTGGGGCTGGCCGCGCTCGACCCCGTGGTCACGCTGGCGTCCGGGGCGGTGGTGCGGCTCGGCACGCACGAGTGGTCCGACGGGGTGATCGCGCCCGAGGGGCACCGGTTCCTGTCCGGGTTCGAGCTGATCGACGGGTTGCCGCGGTGGCAGTGGCGGATCGGCGACGTGGTGCTGGAGCGCGAGATCGCCATGGAACCCGGGCGCAGCAGCGTCGCGGTGGTGCATCGGCTGCTCACCGGCGGGCCGGTCAGTCTGCGCCTCGAAGCGCTGTGCACCTGGCGGGACGCGCACGGCGAGCGGGTTGCCGGTGGGCCCGAGCCGGTGGTCGCCGAGGTGGACGGCGGGTGCGTGGTCGAGGGCGCCTACCGTTTGCGCGGGCCGGACTACCGCGGCGCGGGCGGGTGGTTCCGCGGGGTGCGGCACCGCGAGGAGGCGGCGCGCGGTCACACCCCGACCGAGGATCTCTGGTACGCCGGGAGCTTCCACTCCGAGCTGCGCCAGGCCGGTGATGCGGCGGCGGTGTCGGCGTGGGCCGATGACCTCGACGTGACTCCGGCGCCGGCCGCGGAGGTCGTCAGCTCCGGGCGTACGAGAAATCGGGCGGTGGTGGCAGCGGCCGCACCCGGCGACGAAGCCCAGGCCACGCTCGCGTTGGCCGCGGATGCCTTTGTGGTCAGCACGGCGACCGGGCCGGACGTGGTCGCGGGCTACCCGTGGTTCGGCGCGTGGTCGCGGGACACGATGATCGGCTACGAGGGGTTGTTCCTCGCGACCGGGCGGGCGGAGCTGGGGCGCAGCCTGCTGCGGGGCTACGCGGCGACGCTGTCGGAGGGCATGCTGGCCAACACGGCCGACGTGGGCACCGTCGAGTTCAACACCGTCGACGCGACCCTGTGGTTCCTGCACGCGGTGGGCCGGCATGTGGCGCTGACCGGCGACACCGACCTGGCCGCCGAGCTGCTGCCGGCCCTGCGCGGGGTGGTCACGGCGCATCTGGGCGGCACCCGCTACGGCATCGAGGTGGACCCGTACGACGGGTTGCTCCGGCAGGGCGCCCCCGGCGCGGCGCTGACCTGGATGGACGCCCGCGTCGACGGCGTGCCGGTGACCCCGCGGGCGGGCAAGCCGGTCGAGGTCAACGCCCTGTGGATCAACGGGCTGGCCATGCTGATCAAGATGGCCTGGCAGGTCCGCGCCGACCCGGCGCTGTTCGACAAGGCCCATGCGGTGGCCTCGGCGTCGTTCGTGCGGCGCTTCCCGATGCCCGGCGGCCTGCTGCACGACGTGATCGACGGCCCGGACGGCACCGTGCTGCGGCCCAACCAGCTGCTCGCCTGGTCGCTGCCGTATGCCCCGCTGCGCCCGGAACCGGCCGCGCTGCAGACGATCGGCGCCGCCCTGATGACCCCGCTGGGCCCGCGCAGTCAGGCACCGGGCACCGCGGGTTACCACGGCAGCCACCGCGGGACCCAGGCCGAACGCGACACGGCGTATCACACCGGCACGGTCTGGCCCTGGCTGACCGGCCCCTATGTGGAAGCCTGGCGCAAGCTCGGCGTCTCGGCGGAGCAGACCCTCGCCGACGCCGACTTCCACCTCGGGGAGTACGGCCTGGGCTCGGTCTCCGAGACGGCCGACGGGGACGCCCCGCACGGCGCCACCGGCTGCCCGTTCCAGGCCTGGTCGGTGGCCGAGGCCCTGCGTGCCCGCTGGCTCTGA
- a CDS encoding bifunctional 3'-5' exonuclease/DNA polymerase yields MLVAVVSADGTWTGPGLLRDLHPDGTPAAGPVAVPDLAAAVAAREAADAPRWLWAATAECYPPLLRSGVRVGRCHDVELTEALLLGFAGRWGQPRGLAAAFARLTGVLPVPADPPPRIPEPPGLTQETLFGPATGAGAGSDHQAVLTVAAAAAPTGAARPAGLGGAPRVVLDALVRVYADQQLRVAATGQPRRFGLLVAAESAGALIGAEMGHTGIPWRADVHDQVLRELLGAPQPVGPPRRLAELTAEINAAFGVRGLHPDSPAEVLRAFARAGIDVPNTRAWVLRKVEHPAVKPLLEYKELYRIWTAHGWTWLDSWVRDGRFRPEYVPGGVVSGRWATRGGGALQVPKVVRRAVVADPGWCFVVADAGQLEPRVLAAVSGDARLAAAGEADDLYAALAADSFDGDRPRAKVALLGAMYGQTGGAAIPALAVLRKHYPTAFEYVEAAARTGEAGGLVRSWLGRTCPPSSSAWRDAGLDPPEETGSADLPQGGASGRARGRFTRNFVIQATAAEWALVLLATLRTELAGTRAEIVLFVHDEVGVHCPADEAGRVAEAVRSAAARAGELLFGRTEVRFPLDVSTVECYADAA; encoded by the coding sequence GTGCTGGTGGCGGTGGTGTCGGCGGACGGGACCTGGACGGGTCCCGGGCTGCTGCGCGACCTCCATCCGGACGGCACGCCGGCCGCCGGGCCCGTCGCCGTCCCAGACCTCGCGGCCGCGGTGGCCGCGCGCGAGGCCGCTGACGCACCCCGCTGGTTGTGGGCGGCGACCGCTGAGTGCTATCCGCCCCTGCTGCGTTCCGGTGTACGGGTGGGGCGTTGCCATGACGTCGAGCTGACCGAGGCACTGCTGCTCGGTTTCGCCGGGCGCTGGGGGCAGCCGCGCGGGCTGGCCGCCGCGTTCGCCCGGTTGACCGGGGTGCTGCCGGTGCCCGCCGACCCGCCGCCGCGGATCCCGGAGCCGCCCGGCCTGACCCAGGAGACGCTGTTCGGGCCGGCCACGGGCGCGGGGGCGGGCTCGGATCACCAGGCCGTGCTCACCGTGGCCGCAGCCGCAGCTCCTACGGGTGCGGCCCGGCCTGCGGGCCTTGGCGGCGCGCCGCGGGTCGTTCTCGATGCGCTCGTGCGGGTCTACGCCGATCAGCAGCTGCGGGTCGCGGCGACCGGGCAGCCGCGGCGGTTCGGGTTGCTGGTGGCGGCCGAGTCGGCGGGGGCGCTGATCGGCGCCGAGATGGGGCACACCGGCATCCCCTGGCGGGCCGACGTGCACGACCAGGTGTTGCGCGAGCTGCTGGGGGCGCCGCAGCCGGTGGGCCCGCCGCGGCGGCTGGCCGAGCTGACGGCGGAGATCAACGCGGCCTTCGGCGTACGGGGACTGCATCCGGACTCGCCGGCCGAGGTGCTCAGGGCGTTCGCCAGGGCCGGCATCGACGTGCCCAACACGCGGGCCTGGGTGCTGCGCAAGGTCGAGCACCCGGCGGTCAAGCCGTTGCTGGAATACAAGGAGCTCTACCGCATCTGGACGGCGCACGGCTGGACCTGGCTCGACTCCTGGGTGCGCGACGGCCGCTTCCGCCCCGAGTACGTTCCCGGTGGCGTGGTGTCGGGGCGCTGGGCCACCCGTGGCGGCGGGGCGTTGCAGGTGCCCAAGGTCGTACGGCGTGCGGTGGTGGCCGATCCGGGCTGGTGCTTCGTGGTCGCCGACGCCGGCCAGCTCGAACCGCGGGTGCTGGCCGCGGTCTCCGGCGACGCCCGGCTCGCCGCGGCGGGGGAGGCCGACGACCTCTACGCCGCGCTCGCCGCCGACTCGTTCGACGGTGACCGGCCCCGGGCCAAGGTCGCCCTGCTCGGCGCGATGTACGGGCAGACCGGCGGCGCCGCGATCCCCGCGCTGGCGGTGCTGCGCAAGCACTACCCGACCGCCTTCGAGTACGTGGAAGCCGCCGCGCGCACCGGTGAGGCCGGGGGACTGGTCCGCTCCTGGCTGGGCCGCACCTGTCCGCCGTCGTCCAGCGCCTGGCGCGACGCCGGCCTCGACCCGCCCGAGGAGACCGGTTCCGCCGACCTGCCGCAGGGTGGCGCGTCGGGCCGGGCCCGCGGCCGGTTCACCCGCAACTTCGTCATCCAGGCCACCGCCGCCGAGTGGGCCCTGGTGCTGCTGGCCACGCTGCGCACCGAGCTGGCCGGCACCCGCGCCGAGATCGTCCTGTTCGTGCATGACGAGGTGGGCGTGCACTGCCCCGCGGACGAGGCCGGGCGGGTGGCCGAGGCGGTGCGTTCGGCCGCGGCCCGGGCCGGCGAGCTCCTCTTCGGCCGTACGGAGGTGAGGTTCCCGCTCGACGTCAGCACCGTCGAGTGCTACGCCGACGCCGCCTGA
- a CDS encoding metallophosphoesterase: MTVIAHFSDIHIDGGEHSVERARRVGRYLRGLRTPVDAVLLTGDIADHGTEAEYELVRELFDFPVLHCPGNHDVREAYRKVLLGEEPGGEPINRAHRVGGAFFAMCDSSIPGRDDGVLTPETLDWLDAELGNAGDGPAFVCFHHPPVMLGMPFVDSIRQRSTERLAGIVAGHDNVVAVLCGHAHTPAASLFAGKPLLVAPGVVSTSMLPFETEDIADRTLPPLVALHLLDQERRLTTHFRVV; encoded by the coding sequence ATGACGGTTATCGCACACTTCAGTGACATTCACATCGATGGTGGCGAGCACAGTGTCGAGCGGGCGCGGCGGGTCGGCCGGTATCTGCGGGGGCTGCGGACGCCGGTGGATGCGGTGCTGCTGACCGGGGACATCGCCGATCATGGCACCGAGGCGGAGTACGAACTGGTGCGGGAGCTGTTCGATTTTCCCGTCCTGCACTGCCCGGGGAATCATGACGTCCGCGAGGCGTACCGGAAGGTGTTGCTGGGTGAGGAACCCGGCGGCGAACCGATCAACCGGGCGCACCGGGTGGGCGGGGCTTTCTTCGCGATGTGCGATTCCAGCATTCCGGGGCGGGACGACGGGGTGCTGACGCCGGAGACGTTGGACTGGCTCGATGCGGAGCTGGGCAACGCCGGGGACGGGCCGGCGTTCGTGTGTTTCCACCATCCGCCGGTGATGCTGGGGATGCCCTTCGTGGACAGCATCCGGCAGCGGTCGACCGAGCGGCTGGCCGGGATCGTGGCCGGGCACGACAATGTCGTCGCGGTGCTGTGCGGGCATGCGCACACGCCCGCGGCTTCGCTGTTCGCCGGGAAACCGCTGCTGGTGGCGCCCGGGGTGGTGTCCACGTCGATGTTGCCGTTCGAGACCGAGGACATCGCGGACCGTACGCTGCCGCCGCTTGTCGCCTTGCACCTGCTCGACCAGGAACGGCGCTTGACCACGCACTTCCGGGTGGTCTGA
- a CDS encoding NAD(P)/FAD-dependent oxidoreductase, with protein sequence MKPVVIIGAGLAGLTLARVLHLNDIPVVLYEGEESLNARTQGGQLDIHDFNGQVALARCRLTDEFHSIVNLGAEAMRFLDPDGHVVGEIPDDGKLTNPEVLRGELRRILVESLPEGTIRWDHKIASIHATGDAHTVVFANGDSVDADVLVGADGAWSRVRAYLNGAAPEYTGTLWAETFLHDVEARHRDGAEIVGRGAMLAMQPGRGIFGHREANDIIHVYAVMKKPLAWAETVDLADRERALQVIADQLGDGWAPELTELITGGDTDPVVRPIWGLPLGHTWDRRRGVMLVGDAAHLTPPDGDGANWALFDGAELGTLIAENPDDIDAAFDAFAERMLPRSAESSEEGYQSFERTFGYNAPVNLRNMMDGAKTYGREHHE encoded by the coding sequence ATGAAGCCCGTCGTCATCATCGGAGCGGGCCTCGCCGGCCTTACGCTCGCGCGTGTCCTGCACCTCAACGACATTCCCGTGGTGCTCTACGAGGGTGAGGAGTCGTTGAACGCCCGCACGCAGGGCGGTCAGCTCGACATTCACGACTTCAACGGCCAGGTCGCGCTCGCACGATGCCGGCTGACGGACGAGTTCCACTCCATCGTCAACCTGGGCGCCGAGGCCATGCGGTTCCTCGACCCCGACGGTCACGTCGTCGGCGAGATCCCGGACGACGGCAAACTGACCAACCCTGAGGTGCTACGGGGAGAACTGCGCCGCATCCTCGTCGAGTCCCTGCCTGAGGGGACCATCCGCTGGGACCACAAGATCGCATCGATCCACGCCACCGGTGACGCCCACACCGTCGTGTTCGCCAACGGCGACTCGGTCGACGCGGACGTGCTCGTCGGCGCCGACGGCGCGTGGTCCCGGGTGCGGGCCTATCTCAACGGGGCGGCCCCGGAGTACACCGGCACCCTGTGGGCGGAGACGTTCCTGCACGACGTCGAAGCCCGCCATCGGGACGGTGCGGAGATCGTCGGCCGTGGCGCGATGCTCGCGATGCAGCCCGGCCGCGGCATCTTCGGGCACCGCGAAGCCAACGACATCATCCATGTCTACGCCGTCATGAAGAAACCGCTCGCCTGGGCGGAAACCGTCGACCTCGCCGACCGGGAGCGGGCACTTCAGGTCATCGCCGACCAACTCGGGGACGGGTGGGCGCCGGAACTGACCGAGCTGATCACCGGCGGGGACACCGACCCCGTCGTCCGTCCCATCTGGGGACTCCCGCTCGGGCACACCTGGGACCGCCGGCGCGGCGTGATGCTTGTCGGCGACGCCGCGCACCTGACCCCGCCCGACGGCGACGGCGCGAACTGGGCGCTCTTCGACGGCGCGGAACTCGGGACCCTCATCGCCGAGAACCCGGACGACATCGACGCCGCGTTCGACGCCTTCGCCGAGAGAATGCTGCCGCGCAGCGCCGAATCCTCCGAGGAGGGCTACCAGTCCTTCGAGCGCACCTTCGGCTACAACGCGCCTGTCAACCTGCGGAACATGATGGACGGCGCCAAGACCTACGGACGCGAACATCACGAGTAG